ATCTCAATGAAATGTCACCAGGTTCCGTATTCATTTAGAATTTCCAATCACTATGTGGAAAGAGCAAGAATTCGAGGTGAAACTTTgctaaagagtcaagagtgttttactgtcatatgtcgcagatagaacaattaaattcttacttgcagcagcacaacagaatttgtaaaaatagtacactgtaaacaagatAATAAATTAGGAAAAACAGTACGCATACGTTCACATGAACCTGGACATTTTGACCTGATTGAAACTGAAAAACACTGGGGGAAATAAAGGAAACGAAATGAGAATGagtgagaatagacacaaaaagctggagtaactcagcgggccaggcagcatctcagagaaTGAATGAGGGGCGATTTGGAGTGGGAAGATGCAGCATTCTGTATTGCAAGGGAAATGTCATGAATCGACCACTGTATTCACAGTTTACAAACAGCCGCTCCCCAAATGCACTGCTTAAAACAACATCTCTTGTTCCTTCGCTTGGTTTGTTTCGGCTGACTCCTACAATATTGTGGAATCCGTACATCTTGAACATCCTCTCATACAACCTCTCATACAATCTGAATATTATACAATTAATACATTTTTCCGTATGCATTCATGTAAATAATCCTTCGCTCTCGCAATCGGGGGGGAGGGAAAGTCATTTTGCCAAGCCGCCGCTCAATCTTAAAACACAGGATTAATTCAACGAGGCAACATCTGCGGTTACAAACCTGTGCACAGAGACATTCCAGGATTTAACCCTGGGCTTCCAACTGGGTATTTTCTTAATATGTGGGTTAAATAGTCAATggtttgttctatgttcttcctCGAGTAAAGGAAACAAGATTAAAACGGGTCGGAGGGGGAAACAAGACCGTGGGGGGACCGAAGAATCTGTGAAACAGTGTCATTAAAGTCTTTTAACAGGGAGGTTGCATGGAAAGGTTAATTGCATTAAGCACCCACATGCAACAATTCATTTTTCCCTAGCTCGGGGGCTGCAAATCCAGATGTGCAGCCGATCTTTCACGGTGGATTTGTTTTCTTATAAAGCACTTCTAATGAGTTTGggttgttttttttccctttctctGAGTCAATCGCACTTCTCCGGCGCTTCAGAGAGATGAGACTAATTTGCACCGAGCAGCAGAAATAAATTAGGGGGGGGACGAGGGATAAAAAACTaattttgcatttatttttatttttgcaaaaagtatttttttctctcgctcgctcgctcgctctcttGCCGGAGTGTTGTTGTGCAATGACGCCATTTGCATCGTGGCCGCTTTCCATGACAACGGGTCGATCAAGCGGCCGCCCTCTGACGCACGGGGTGGAGGGGATGCgcagtgcgcgtgcgcgtgtTTGTAGTCCCTGGGTATGACGAAACCGGCAGGCGGGGCTATATCGGGTGCGTGATTGACGGGAGCACAAGCCAATGGTGATGGGGCGGCCGCACTGGAGGCGGCCAATGAGCGGGCGCGAGAGGCGGGCCCCAGGGGCGGGCGGGGGATGGATATGATTGAAGGAAGGGAGAACCAATGGGCAATGGAGGCGATGCGGAAGGCGGCCAATGAGCGGGCCGGGAAGGTGGGCCCTGGCggcgggcggggggatgggagactGTGATTGACGTGCCCATCAGCCAATGGTGAGTGGCGTCGGCAGTGCGGGCGACCAATGGGCAATGCGCGGAGACGGgctctgggggaggggggtgtgggcctGGCTATGATGGACGTGCTCATCGGCCAATGGTGAGTGGAAGCGGCTCGTTGAGTGGCCAATGGGCGGTCCGGGGGAGGGGCGGACTGAGGGGGAAGGGATGTGGCTGTGATTGACGGGGGAGCAGACCAATGGCCAAGTGGGGCGGTGCTGGACGCGACCAATGGGCGGTGGGAGAAGGCGGGCCCTGGGGGCGGGCAGGAGGTGGCACTGATCGACAGGCGGACGGGCCAATAGTCAGTGGAGGCAGCGGTGCAGCGGACCAATGGGCGGTGCGGGGAGGCGGGCTCTAGAGGGGGGGTTGGACACGGGGAGGAGGGGCGGGGAGGGGCCCGGGGCCTAGGGCCCGCCCATGttgggggctgaggcagcggcagcggcggcggagcCCGGACCCGACCGGACCGAGCTGATCCCACGTGTGACGGGCTCCCTCTCGCCTGCCTCTCCACTCTCTCGGAGCGGCGCTGATCTCTTCATTTTTCCGGGGGGCTCTGTGCGtggttctatgtgtgtgtgtcttgatTAGTTGCTAGATAATGGAGGCAGACGGCAGTCAAGCCACCTCTGGCAGTCCCACCGACTCACAACATGACCCAGGGTATGTTCTGACCTGACTTTTATTTTTGGTGCTGTTTCTGTCttgtccttccccccctctctctctgtctgtctctctctctggagactcactctctccccctgcaCCTAGTTTTATTTTTGTGAAACTACACTCTAGAGGGCCaggcctctccctcccacctctccctctccctctttctccttccctccctctctctcctccctccctccttcctcctacctttcctccctccctctctcttcctttttAGCTCTAAGTTACACGTCAAAATGGCCGATCTGACATCTGTGCTCACTTCTGTTGTGTTTCCCCCCAGTAAAATGTTCATCGGCGGCCTAAGCTGGCAGACCTCACCAGGTAAGAGAGCCCGGGCAAAAGTATTTCTCTGTGTATTTCCAGCGCTTTTAATAGATAGATAACCTTgcaaaagaggggaggggagttggggtggggggtgggggagaagaggtggggtgggtgatgaaggaatgggaggaggaggaggtgttgtGAGATTTTGAGCGATCGCTCTTTTACTTCCAGTTTTACAAGGTTGTTTTTGATTGCGGCTGTCTTTGATTGTAATGGTAACATTATGGAGTTGCTTTGGTCCTCCAGGCGACCCCTACGTCCAATTATTGTCTCTTAAGTGCATCTGAAATCTCCCAGTGGTAACATAGTAACCGgctttttcccctctcccctctgtaATTTGTTGGccctctcttcctttcttttcgaAATTATATTTTTACAGACAGCCTTAGGGACTATTTCAGCAAATTTGGCGAGATCAGAGAGTGTATGGTAATGCGAGACCCGACCACGAAGCGATCCAGGTAAGATCACGAATATtactttattttttttgttgtttttgggGAGAAAGAattcataatttaaaaataagtttGATATTGATTTCACCTCGAAGACAAAAGTGCGTCCGCTTATAATTGTGGCAGTGTCTCCAACGTAGTCTTTGAGCAACGATATTATTTTTTGACATTGTCGATGTTTGGAGGTGATACTTTGTGTATATCTGCTTTGCATTTTTTTCGCTACATTTGtagcccgttttctctctctctctctctctctctctctctctctctctctctctctctctctctctctctctctctctctcgctctctcccgctTTTCCACGCTTCGAGTCCTCGTTCAATCGAAGCGATATTTTGACACTTGCTTTTTTTACCCCCCTCTTCCTGTTGTACGTTTGAATACTCATCGTGTTTTTGTTTCTTTGTGTCATTTCAGAGGCTTCGGTTTCGTTACGTTTGCCGATTCTGCAAGTGTAGATAAAGTATTAGCTCAGCCCCATCACGAACTAGATTCAAAGACGGTATGTTTGTGTGTTTCTGTGTCAGTGTGAAATTATAATGAAATGTTTTTTTCCACACCTCTCTTAAGGTCAATTATGCCTGATGTGTCTTTTGTTATTAGAATCAAAAAAACATCTCACAGTGTTAGGGCCAAATGCTTACAATTTACATTGATTGCTACAACTTGTGTTCGCATTGCCCCCTTTTTAAGAAAGAAAATATGTGTAATGTCCTGGCTATCCTATCGGAACATCTTAACTGTCAATTTCATGTCAGTTATACAAATTGACAATCAAACCACCTAGTGGTCGATTAAATTGTCTGTTAAATGGAATTCTTGCAGTTAAAATCTAATCGCTTTTCAAAGCGGTACGATCAAGATGCCACACAAATGGCAGACGATGAAGGGGTTggctttgcattaaaaaaaataaaaataaattccacTCCCTTTTGAGAGAAAAACAATGCTCCAACTTGAAGCCTAAAGTTTACTGACACACAAGCTGAGCTTGACTGTAAATCGCTTGACTGAGCTTTCTTGTTGATCATTCTTTGTTCTGGTGTCTTAGCATTTGTTTTGTAGTCTTCTATACCCTTTCGACTTTGTTTTAAGATTCAGGGCAGGAAACCGATCTGTTGGGGTATTCACCTCGCAAGGAGAGCTGTTGTTTACAGTTGCATTAAAGCTTTATTTAGGTAATGACAATCTACAGAAATAGTTTTGTTTTCCTGTCTTAGTGCCTTCTAGAAGACTAGCTGGTCTTAAATATTATTTCCATGTAGTTAGATCTAACTAACTAATCGTAGTCTTAAAAATTAGCTCGTTTTTATACGTTTGCAAAGTAATGATTTAGACAGTGCTAATTTTTGTAGTTTTAAAATAAATAGAACGACACGGAAGGTTAGTCATGAGTAGATAATCCAGCTCTAGTTGAGAATTTTAGCACATTTTTCCGTTCTTTTGCTCCTCTGCGAAATGAAAAATTCTTCTGGGTGCGAAATTAGTTTCTCAGGCAACTTCCGCTGACAGTGGGTGATATAATTAAAATTCCCACTCTTTTAAATTCTGTTTGGTAGACTGGATTAGGTGCCCTTGAACCACATGAGGTATCAGACTGCACAAAGGAGATTATTGATGCCTTAATGTTGAAAACGTTGCATGGGCAAGAATTAACGTAGGGACGGAGTTGAAGTTTGGCACTTAGTTTTCACTGAACCGTCACTTCTGTATTAAAACAGCTGTGGTACTAACCTATTTTAAACACTAGAAGGTgcacagagtgtgtgtgtgtgtgtttatatatatatatatatatatacatattttttTCCCCCTTGATATCTTGTAAAGTCTGAAACATCAGTTTGCCTTCTCAGTTTGTTTACTTCCTGGCTGCACTGATTAGAGTGCCTCTGTGAGGATTGTGTATTCTTTGCTGCAAGTGTTTTCTGTTTTGGGTGCTTACGAGTGATCCAGTTATTTTGATGTCTGTGGTGCACTGTATTAGAAGTAGTGGTGTCCATTGAGGAAGTAATATTGGCCGAAAACATTTCTGCTTTTGTGGTGATTTATCTTTCGTGTTACTACCCTGGCGTTACAGATGATGGGTGATGGTAGTTGATGCTTTCAGGTGAATTGTGCAACAGAGTGTAGTGTAAGGTGGTTGATAGACGGAGGGTGTAAAACTTTGCTTTAGTGGAGATCCACACACTTGCGCTGGGGTGTTTGAACCTGTCCCTGTGCATCTGATCGGGGGCAGGGAAAGTGGTTCAGTGTCTGCTGGGGGTGGAAGCTTGCACCTGAACAGCGATGTTTTCACCAGAGGAGGTACAGAGTGATGCCAGAACAAGCTGTggacaaaataatattttttggCTTTTATTTTCATCTTTGAAGAGCCATAAAAAAATTTTAATCATTGGATCCAAAAATGGATGTACACCTCATTAAGTCTACATGTCCATCTCTAGATGATGAACAGGGAGACCACGGGGTTCACAAACATAGAT
Above is a genomic segment from Amblyraja radiata isolate CabotCenter1 chromosome 28, sAmbRad1.1.pri, whole genome shotgun sequence containing:
- the LOC116988794 gene encoding RNA-binding protein Musashi homolog 2-like encodes the protein MEADGSQATSGSPTDSQHDPGKMFIGGLSWQTSPDSLRDYFSKFGEIRECMVMRDPTTKRSRGFGFVTFADSASVDKVLAQPHHELDSKTIDPKVAFPRRTQPKMVTRTLRLELQYS